In a single window of the Streptomyces cinnabarinus genome:
- a CDS encoding acetolactate synthase large subunit, with amino-acid sequence MTEQATGAHHPQPRPRSGGQQSAPEHVTGAQSLIRSLEEVGADTVFGIPGGAILPAYDPLMDSTRVRHVLVRHEQGAGHAATGYAQATGKVGVCMATSGPGATNLVTPIADAHMDSVPMVAITGQVASKAIGTDAFQEADIVGITMPITKHNFLVTKAEDIPRVIAQAFHIAATGRPGPVLVDIAKDALQARTTFSWPPTMDLPGYRPVTKPHAKQIREAAKLITAAKRPILYVGGGVLKAHATAELKVLAELTGAPVTTTLMALGAFPDSHPQHLGMPGMHGSVAAVTGLQKADLIVALGARFDDRVTGKLDSFAPYAKIVHADIDPAEIGKNRSADVPIVGDAREVIADLIQAVQKEHSEGHHGDYEAWWKDLSRWRDTYPLGYDQPEDGSLSPQQVIQRIGQLAPQGTIFAAGVGQHQMWAAHFIEYDKPATWLNSGGAGTMGYAVPAAMGAKAGAPDQTVWAVDGDGCFQMTNQELTTCALNNIPIKVAIINNGALGMVRQWQTLFYNQRYSNTVLHSGPEADGKQPSAGTRVPDFVKLSEAMGCYAIRCEDPADLDKVIEEANSINDRPVVVDFIVHEDAMVWPMVAAGTSNDEIMAARDVRPDFGDNEDD; translated from the coding sequence ATGACCGAGCAGGCCACCGGGGCCCATCATCCGCAGCCGCGGCCCCGTTCCGGAGGACAGCAGTCCGCGCCCGAGCACGTGACGGGAGCGCAGTCCCTCATCCGTTCTCTCGAGGAGGTCGGGGCCGACACGGTATTCGGCATTCCCGGCGGTGCGATCCTCCCGGCGTACGACCCGCTGATGGACTCCACCCGGGTGCGCCACGTCCTGGTCCGGCACGAGCAGGGCGCCGGCCACGCGGCCACCGGCTACGCGCAGGCCACCGGCAAGGTCGGCGTCTGCATGGCGACCTCCGGCCCCGGCGCCACCAACCTCGTGACCCCGATCGCCGACGCGCACATGGACTCCGTGCCGATGGTCGCGATCACCGGGCAGGTCGCCTCCAAGGCGATCGGCACCGACGCCTTCCAGGAGGCGGACATCGTCGGCATCACCATGCCGATCACCAAGCACAACTTCCTGGTCACCAAGGCCGAGGACATCCCGCGGGTGATCGCGCAGGCGTTCCACATCGCCGCCACCGGCCGCCCGGGCCCGGTCCTGGTCGACATCGCCAAGGACGCGCTCCAGGCGCGGACCACCTTCTCCTGGCCGCCCACCATGGACCTGCCCGGCTACCGCCCGGTGACCAAGCCGCACGCCAAGCAGATCCGCGAGGCCGCCAAGCTGATCACCGCCGCCAAGCGGCCGATCCTCTACGTCGGCGGCGGCGTCCTCAAGGCGCACGCCACGGCCGAGCTGAAGGTCCTGGCCGAGCTGACCGGCGCCCCCGTCACCACCACCCTGATGGCGCTCGGCGCGTTCCCCGACAGCCACCCGCAGCACCTGGGCATGCCCGGTATGCACGGCTCGGTGGCCGCCGTCACCGGTCTGCAGAAGGCCGACCTGATCGTCGCCCTCGGCGCCCGCTTCGACGACCGCGTCACCGGCAAGCTGGACAGCTTCGCGCCGTACGCCAAGATCGTGCACGCCGACATCGACCCGGCCGAGATCGGCAAGAACCGATCCGCTGACGTGCCGATCGTCGGTGACGCGCGCGAGGTCATCGCCGATCTGATCCAGGCCGTGCAGAAGGAGCACAGCGAGGGTCACCACGGCGACTACGAGGCCTGGTGGAAGGACCTCAGCCGCTGGCGCGACACCTACCCGCTCGGCTACGACCAGCCCGAGGACGGCTCGCTCTCCCCGCAGCAGGTCATCCAGCGCATCGGCCAACTCGCCCCGCAGGGCACGATCTTCGCGGCGGGCGTCGGCCAGCACCAGATGTGGGCCGCGCACTTCATCGAGTACGACAAGCCCGCCACCTGGCTCAACTCCGGCGGCGCCGGAACCATGGGCTACGCGGTCCCGGCCGCGATGGGTGCCAAGGCCGGCGCCCCGGACCAGACCGTCTGGGCGGTCGACGGCGACGGCTGCTTCCAGATGACCAATCAGGAACTCACCACCTGCGCCCTGAACAACATCCCGATCAAGGTCGCCATCATCAACAACGGCGCCCTCGGGATGGTCCGCCAGTGGCAGACCCTCTTCTACAACCAGCGCTACTCCAACACCGTGCTGCACTCCGGCCCGGAGGCGGACGGCAAGCAGCCGAGCGCCGGCACCCGTGTCCCCGACTTCGTCAAGCTGTCGGAGGCGATGGGCTGTTACGCCATCCGCTGCGAGGACCCGGCCGACCTCGACAAGGTCATCGAAGAGGCGAACTCCATCAACGACCGCCCGGTCGTCGTCGACTTCATCGTCCACGAGGACGCGATGGTGTGGCCGATGGTCGCCGCAGGCACCTCCAACGACGAGATCATGGCCGCCCGGGACGTCCGCCCCGACTTCGGCGACAACGAAGACGACTGA
- the ilvN gene encoding acetolactate synthase small subunit, with product MSKHTLSVLVENTPGILARIAALFSRRGFNIDSLAVGVTEHPDISRITIVVSVDDLPLEQVTKQLNKLVNVLKIVELEPGSAVQRELVLVKVRADNETRSQIVEIVQLFRAKTVDVSPEAVTIEATGSSDKLEAMLKMLEPFGIKELVQSGTIAIGRGARSITDRSLRALDRSA from the coding sequence ATGTCCAAGCACACGCTCTCGGTCCTGGTGGAGAACACGCCCGGCATCCTGGCCCGGATCGCCGCCCTGTTCTCCCGCCGCGGCTTCAACATCGACTCGCTCGCGGTCGGCGTCACCGAGCACCCCGACATCTCCCGTATCACCATCGTGGTGAGCGTGGACGATCTGCCGCTGGAGCAGGTGACCAAGCAGCTCAACAAGCTCGTCAACGTGCTGAAGATCGTCGAGCTGGAGCCCGGTTCGGCCGTTCAGCGCGAACTCGTTCTGGTGAAGGTGCGCGCCGACAACGAGACGCGCTCCCAGATCGTCGAGATCGTCCAGCTGTTCCGCGCCAAGACCGTCGACGTCTCCCCGGAGGCCGTGACGATCGAGGCCACCGGTTCCAGCGACAAGCTGGAGGCCATGCTGAAGATGCTGGAGCCCTTCGGCATCAAGGAACTGGTCCAGTCCGGCACGATCGCGATCGGACGCGGTGCGCGCTCGATCACGGACCGGTCGCTGCGCGCCCTCGACCGGTCGGCGTAA
- the ilvC gene encoding ketol-acid reductoisomerase — MAELFYDADADLSIIQGRKVAVIGYGSQGHAHALSLRDSGVDVRVGLHEGSKSKAKAEEQGLRVVTPAEAAAEADVIMILVPDPIQAQVYEESVKDNLKDGDALFFGHGLNIRFDFIKPPAGIDVCMVAPKGPGHLVRRQYEEGRGVPCIAAVEQDATGNAFALALSYAKGIGGTRAGVIKTTFTEETETDLFGEQAVLCGGTAALVKAGFETLTEAGYQPEIAYFECLHELKLIVDLMYEGGLEKMRWSVSETAEWGDYVTGPRIITDATKAEMKKVLAEIQDGTFAREWMAEYHGGLKKYNEYKQQDSEHLLETTGKELRKLMSWVNEEA, encoded by the coding sequence GTGGCCGAGCTGTTCTACGACGCCGACGCCGACCTGTCCATCATCCAGGGCCGCAAGGTCGCGGTCATCGGGTACGGCAGCCAGGGCCACGCCCACGCGCTGTCGCTCCGTGACTCGGGTGTCGACGTGCGCGTCGGTCTGCACGAGGGCTCCAAGTCCAAGGCGAAGGCCGAGGAGCAGGGCCTGCGCGTGGTGACCCCCGCCGAGGCCGCCGCCGAGGCCGACGTCATCATGATCCTGGTCCCGGACCCGATCCAGGCCCAGGTCTACGAGGAGTCCGTCAAGGACAACCTCAAGGACGGCGACGCGCTGTTCTTCGGCCACGGCCTGAACATCCGCTTCGACTTCATCAAGCCCCCGGCCGGCATCGACGTCTGCATGGTCGCCCCGAAGGGTCCGGGCCACCTCGTCCGCCGTCAGTACGAGGAGGGCCGCGGCGTTCCGTGCATCGCCGCCGTCGAGCAGGACGCCACGGGCAACGCCTTCGCGCTGGCCCTGTCGTACGCCAAGGGCATCGGCGGCACCCGCGCGGGCGTCATCAAGACGACCTTCACCGAGGAGACCGAGACCGACCTCTTCGGCGAGCAGGCCGTTCTCTGCGGTGGTACGGCCGCGCTGGTCAAGGCCGGTTTCGAGACGCTGACCGAGGCGGGCTACCAGCCGGAGATCGCGTACTTCGAGTGCCTGCACGAGCTGAAGCTGATCGTGGACCTCATGTACGAGGGCGGCCTGGAGAAGATGCGCTGGTCGGTCTCCGAGACCGCCGAGTGGGGCGACTACGTCACCGGCCCGCGGATCATCACCGACGCCACCAAGGCCGAGATGAAGAAGGTCCTCGCCGAGATCCAGGACGGCACCTTCGCGCGTGAGTGGATGGCCGAGTACCACGGCGGTCTGAAGAAGTACAACGAGTACAAGCAGCAGGACTCCGAGCACCTGCTGGAGACCACCGGCAAGGAGCTGCGCAAGCTCATGAGCTGGGTGAACGAGGAGGCGTAA
- the serA gene encoding phosphoglycerate dehydrogenase: protein MSSKPVVLIAEELSPATVDALGPDFEIRHCNGADRAELLPAIADVDAILIRSATKVDAEAIAAANKLKVVARAGVGLDNVDVSAATKAGVMVVNAPTSNIVTAAELACGLLVATARHIPQANAALKNGEWKRSKYTGVELAEKTLGVVGLGRIGALVAQRMSGFGMKVVAYDPYIQPARAAQMGVKVLSLDELLEVSDFITVHLPKTPETVGLIGDEALRKVKPSVRIVNAARGGIVDEEALYSALKEGRVAGAGLDVYAKEPCTDSPLFEFDQVVATPHLGASTDEAQEKAGIAVARSVRLALAGELVPDAVNVQGGVIAEDVKPGLPLAERLGRIFTALAGEVAVRLDVEVYGEITQHDVKVLELSALKGVFEDVVDETVSYVNAPLFAQERGVEVRLTTSSESADHRNVVTVRGTLGSGEEVAVSGTLAGPKHLQKIVAVGDYDVDLALADHMVVLRYEDRPGVVGTVGRVFGEAGINIAGMQVSRAVAGGEALAVLTVDDTVPASVLAEVAEEIGATSARAVNLA, encoded by the coding sequence GTGAGCTCGAAACCCGTCGTACTCATCGCCGAAGAGCTGTCGCCCGCGACCGTGGACGCGCTCGGCCCCGACTTCGAGATCCGGCACTGCAACGGAGCGGACCGAGCCGAGCTGCTCCCGGCCATCGCCGACGTGGACGCGATCCTGATCCGCTCGGCGACCAAGGTGGACGCCGAGGCGATCGCCGCCGCGAACAAGCTGAAGGTCGTCGCGCGCGCCGGTGTCGGTCTGGACAACGTCGACGTCTCCGCCGCCACCAAGGCCGGCGTGATGGTCGTCAACGCCCCCACCTCCAACATCGTGACCGCCGCCGAGCTGGCCTGCGGTCTGCTCGTCGCCACCGCCCGCCACATCCCGCAGGCCAACGCCGCGCTGAAGAACGGCGAGTGGAAGCGCAGCAAGTACACGGGTGTGGAGCTCGCCGAGAAGACCCTCGGTGTCGTCGGTCTCGGCCGCATCGGCGCGCTGGTCGCCCAGCGCATGTCCGGCTTCGGGATGAAGGTCGTCGCCTACGACCCCTACATCCAGCCCGCGCGCGCCGCGCAGATGGGCGTCAAGGTGCTGTCGCTGGACGAGCTGCTGGAGGTCTCCGACTTCATCACCGTCCACCTGCCCAAGACCCCCGAGACCGTCGGCCTCATCGGCGACGAGGCGCTGCGCAAGGTCAAGCCGAGCGTGCGCATCGTCAACGCCGCGCGCGGCGGGATCGTGGACGAGGAGGCGCTGTACTCCGCCCTCAAGGAGGGCCGGGTCGCCGGTGCCGGTCTCGACGTGTACGCGAAGGAGCCCTGCACGGACTCGCCGCTCTTCGAGTTCGACCAGGTCGTCGCCACCCCGCACCTCGGTGCCTCCACCGACGAGGCGCAGGAGAAAGCCGGTATCGCCGTCGCCCGCTCGGTGCGCCTCGCGCTCGCCGGTGAGCTCGTGCCCGACGCGGTGAACGTCCAGGGCGGTGTCATCGCCGAGGACGTCAAGCCGGGCCTGCCGCTCGCCGAGCGCCTCGGCCGGATCTTCACCGCGCTCGCCGGTGAGGTCGCGGTCCGCCTCGACGTCGAGGTGTACGGCGAGATCACCCAGCACGACGTCAAGGTGCTCGAACTCTCCGCGCTCAAGGGCGTCTTCGAGGACGTCGTCGACGAGACGGTGTCCTACGTCAACGCCCCGCTGTTCGCCCAGGAGCGCGGTGTCGAGGTACGGCTGACCACCAGCTCGGAGTCGGCCGACCACCGCAATGTCGTCACCGTGCGCGGCACGCTCGGCAGCGGCGAGGAGGTCGCGGTCTCCGGCACGCTGGCCGGCCCCAAGCACCTCCAGAAGATCGTCGCGGTCGGGGACTACGACGTCGACCTCGCGCTCGCCGACCACATGGTGGTGCTGCGCTACGAGGACCGTCCCGGTGTCGTCGGCACCGTCGGCCGGGTCTTCGGCGAGGCGGGCATCAACATCGCCGGTATGCAGGTCTCGCGAGCGGTCGCCGGTGGCGAGGCGCTGGCCGTGCTGACCGTGGACGACACGGTGCCGGCCTCCGTGCTGGCCGAGGTCGCCGAGGAGATCGGGGCGACGTCCGCTCGTGCCGTGAACCTGGCCTGA
- a CDS encoding MFS transporter translates to MTTNTTPPTRAGRREWTALGVLMLPLLLVSMDVSVLYFAIPAISADLEPSGTQQLWIFDIYAFVLAGLLMTMGSLGDRVGHRRLLLIGAAAFGTASLVAAYANSAETLIAARAVLGIGGATLMPSTMAMLRTMFTDPGQRAKAIGLWSGVMTAGIALGSVLSGVLVEYFWWGSVFLVNLPAMALLLLLGPLLLPESRNPEPGRFDLLSIPLSLAAVLPVIYGLKEIPSEGWNVRYVVSITVGLLFAALFVHRQRTAAAPMISPALFRGRGFAPSVALNLVSAFGIMGSAYFTTQYLQSVLDKSALEAALWALLPSVPIGAAAPVATQLVQKGVERAHVVTAGFLIAASGYGLLAFAGTDSMWLVLTACAVLAVGGVVVMSQIMDLAMGTAPVERAGSASSLMETGGEFGGALGMALLGSIGTAVYRHEMPSSAPEPAHETLGGALAVADQVPGLATVAREAFTSGMQGAAIAGAVVLVGAAVLAAMSLPRVKQNAGQADRLSPSGV, encoded by the coding sequence ATGACGACGAACACGACCCCGCCCACCCGGGCCGGCCGCCGCGAATGGACCGCCCTCGGCGTGCTGATGCTCCCGCTGCTCCTGGTCTCGATGGATGTCTCGGTCCTCTACTTCGCCATCCCGGCGATCAGCGCGGACCTGGAGCCGAGCGGCACCCAGCAGCTGTGGATCTTCGACATCTACGCCTTCGTCCTGGCCGGACTGCTGATGACGATGGGCTCGCTCGGCGACCGCGTCGGACACCGCCGGCTGCTGCTGATCGGCGCCGCCGCCTTCGGCACCGCCTCCCTGGTCGCGGCGTACGCGAACAGCGCCGAGACCCTCATCGCGGCCCGCGCGGTCCTCGGCATCGGCGGCGCGACCCTGATGCCGTCGACCATGGCCATGCTCCGCACGATGTTCACCGACCCCGGCCAGCGCGCGAAGGCGATCGGCCTGTGGTCCGGGGTGATGACGGCCGGAATCGCGCTCGGTTCGGTGCTGAGCGGGGTCCTGGTCGAGTACTTCTGGTGGGGCTCGGTCTTCCTGGTCAACCTGCCCGCGATGGCCCTGCTCCTGCTCCTCGGCCCGCTCCTGCTCCCCGAGTCCAGGAACCCCGAGCCCGGCCGCTTCGACCTGCTGAGCATCCCGCTCTCCCTGGCCGCCGTCCTGCCCGTGATCTACGGCCTGAAGGAGATCCCCTCCGAGGGGTGGAACGTCCGCTACGTCGTCTCGATCACCGTCGGCCTGCTGTTCGCTGCCCTCTTCGTGCACCGTCAGCGCACGGCGGCGGCACCGATGATCTCCCCCGCCCTGTTCCGCGGCCGGGGCTTCGCCCCCTCGGTCGCCCTGAACCTGGTCTCGGCGTTCGGGATCATGGGCTCGGCGTACTTCACCACCCAGTACCTGCAATCGGTGCTCGACAAGAGCGCGCTGGAGGCGGCCCTGTGGGCGCTGCTGCCGTCGGTGCCGATCGGCGCGGCGGCACCGGTTGCGACCCAGCTGGTGCAGAAGGGAGTCGAGCGGGCCCATGTGGTCACCGCGGGCTTCCTGATCGCCGCGTCGGGCTACGGGCTGCTGGCGTTCGCCGGTACGGACTCGATGTGGCTGGTGCTGACCGCGTGCGCGGTGCTCGCGGTCGGCGGTGTCGTGGTGATGTCCCAGATCATGGACCTGGCGATGGGCACGGCCCCGGTGGAGCGCGCGGGCTCGGCGTCCTCACTGATGGAGACCGGCGGGGAGTTCGGCGGGGCGCTGGGCATGGCGCTGCTCGGCTCCATCGGTACGGCGGTCTACCGCCACGAGATGCCGTCCTCGGCCCCGGAACCGGCTCACGAGACGCTGGGCGGGGCGCTGGCGGTGGCCGATCAGGTCCCGGGACTCGCGACGGTCGCACGGGAAGCCTTCACCAGCGGGATGCAGGGGGCGGCCATCGCGGGGGCGGTGGTGCTGGTGGGGGCGGCGGTGCTCGCGGCGATGAGCCTGCCCCGGGTGAAGCAGAACGCCGGACAGGCTGATCGGCTCAGCCCGTCCGGCGTCTGA
- a CDS encoding TetR/AcrR family transcriptional regulator, whose amino-acid sequence MGHREDLLEGAKRCLLAKGFARTTARDIVKESGTNLASIGYHYGSKDALLAEAYLALVGELSDAFDGQGGGGIAAAPGSMERFREVWANIIGTMRGPGSMWRLSMEIVTMGDQLPAVRDHLARQQRDAERALVALFTGVPEEDVPDRTLDTLGRFYTTLMTGLIAQWNFDPEHAPDAEALTEGLSQVIEAATRS is encoded by the coding sequence ATGGGACACCGTGAGGATCTGCTCGAAGGCGCCAAGCGCTGCCTGCTGGCGAAGGGCTTCGCGCGGACGACCGCGCGCGACATCGTCAAGGAGTCGGGGACCAACCTGGCGTCGATCGGCTACCACTACGGCTCGAAGGACGCGTTGCTGGCCGAGGCGTATCTGGCGCTGGTCGGTGAGCTCTCCGACGCCTTCGACGGACAGGGGGGCGGTGGCATCGCGGCCGCACCCGGCTCGATGGAGCGCTTCCGGGAAGTGTGGGCGAACATCATCGGCACCATGCGGGGGCCCGGTTCGATGTGGCGCCTGAGCATGGAGATCGTGACCATGGGCGACCAGCTGCCCGCCGTGCGCGATCATCTGGCGCGGCAGCAGCGGGACGCCGAGCGCGCCCTCGTCGCGCTGTTCACGGGGGTCCCGGAGGAGGACGTCCCGGACCGGACCCTGGACACGCTCGGCAGGTTCTACACGACCCTGATGACGGGCCTCATCGCCCAGTGGAACTTCGACCCCGAGCACGCGCCCGACGCCGAGGCGCTCACCGAGGGCCTGAGCCAGGTGATCGAGGCCGCCACTCGGAGCTGA
- a CDS encoding ATP-binding cassette domain-containing protein yields the protein MTTPLLDVRDLVVRYGTVTAVDRVSFSLRPGETLALNGPSGCGKSSTALAVLRLRRPDSGEVRFEGRELTTLTDRELRPLRPRMQPVFQDPYGSLSPRQRVREAVAEPLKVQGRWTAAGGPARVAELLDRVGLDPSYANRWPHELSGGQCQRVGIARALASEPRLLVLDEPVSALDPSVRAGVLNLLADLRDDLGLGCLFICHDRAVVRHFADRVVELRDGRVSSEWRPRSPGSGPR from the coding sequence GTGACCACCCCCCTTCTCGACGTCCGTGACCTCGTCGTCCGCTACGGCACGGTGACCGCCGTGGACCGGGTCTCCTTCTCCCTGCGACCGGGCGAGACCCTCGCCCTGAACGGCCCCAGCGGCTGCGGAAAGTCCTCCACCGCACTCGCCGTACTCCGGCTGCGGCGCCCGGACAGCGGCGAAGTCCGCTTCGAGGGACGGGAGTTGACCACCCTCACCGACCGCGAGCTGCGCCCGCTCCGCCCTCGTATGCAGCCCGTCTTCCAGGACCCTTACGGCTCCCTCAGCCCCCGGCAGCGCGTCCGCGAGGCGGTGGCGGAACCGCTGAAGGTCCAGGGCCGCTGGACGGCCGCCGGGGGTCCCGCCCGGGTCGCCGAACTCCTCGACCGGGTCGGCCTGGACCCGTCGTATGCGAACCGCTGGCCGCACGAGCTCTCTGGCGGCCAGTGCCAACGCGTCGGCATCGCCCGCGCGTTGGCGTCGGAGCCCCGGCTGCTGGTGCTCGACGAGCCGGTGTCCGCGCTCGATCCGTCGGTCCGGGCGGGCGTGCTGAACCTGCTCGCCGACCTCCGGGACGACCTCGGTCTCGGCTGTCTGTTCATCTGCCACGACCGGGCGGTCGTACGGCACTTCGCGGACCGGGTGGTGGAGCTGCGGGACGGACGGGTCAGCTCCGAGTGGCGGCCTCGATCACCTGGCTCAGGCCCTCGGTGA
- a CDS encoding ABC transporter ATP-binding protein, whose protein sequence is MGSEPLLSVRDLRIAFAGVEVVRGLSFDVLPGEVLAIVGESGAGKSLTARALLGMLPRAAAMTGTVRPDLSAARGRRIALVPQDALSALSPVHPVGDQLAAAVRSVARVSRSAARARAVAALEGVGIPDAARRARSYPHEFSGGMRQRAVIAMATINSPDVLVADEPTTALDEERRDQVLRVLAERRESVGAALVLVTHELDVVREHADRALVLYAGRLAELGPARRVLERPLAPYTAGLLASLPQHVDGRRLPTFPGTPPAPGALPPGCAFAPRCPLATDICREREPEPRHTDGRLVACHHGEDR, encoded by the coding sequence TTGGGGTCCGAGCCGCTGCTCTCGGTGCGTGATCTGCGGATCGCCTTCGCTGGGGTGGAGGTGGTGCGCGGACTGTCCTTCGACGTCCTTCCGGGCGAAGTCCTCGCGATCGTCGGCGAGTCGGGTGCGGGCAAGTCCCTCACCGCCCGAGCGCTCCTCGGCATGCTGCCGCGCGCCGCGGCCATGACGGGGACCGTACGGCCGGATCTCTCGGCCGCGCGCGGCCGTCGGATCGCGCTTGTCCCGCAGGACGCCCTGTCCGCCCTCTCCCCCGTGCATCCCGTGGGCGACCAACTCGCGGCGGCCGTGCGGTCGGTGGCGCGCGTGTCGCGCTCGGCGGCGAGGGCGAGGGCGGTGGCGGCGCTCGAAGGGGTGGGCATCCCCGACGCCGCGCGCCGGGCGCGCTCGTATCCGCACGAGTTCTCCGGCGGCATGCGGCAGCGCGCGGTCATCGCCATGGCCACGATCAACTCGCCGGACGTCCTGGTCGCGGACGAGCCCACCACGGCCCTGGACGAGGAGCGCCGGGACCAGGTGCTGCGGGTCCTCGCCGAGCGGCGCGAGTCCGTCGGGGCGGCGCTGGTACTGGTCACGCATGAGCTGGACGTCGTGCGCGAGCACGCGGACCGCGCGCTGGTCCTGTACGCCGGGCGCCTGGCCGAACTCGGCCCGGCGCGGCGGGTACTGGAGCGTCCGCTGGCTCCCTACACGGCGGGCCTGCTGGCCTCTCTGCCGCAGCACGTCGACGGGCGCCGTCTGCCCACCTTCCCCGGCACTCCCCCGGCGCCCGGCGCGCTCCCGCCGGGCTGCGCCTTCGCCCCGCGCTGCCCGCTCGCCACGGACATCTGCCGGGAGCGCGAGCCGGAACCGCGGCACACGGACGGCCGACTGGTCGCCTGCCACCACGGGGAGGACAGGTGA
- a CDS encoding ABC transporter permease subunit — protein MRPTAAGVTRTLCLVAVLAAVGLLPWLSGRDPALTVLRARSAEREPTREALDAVRADLGLDTGPLSLLGSWAAGLVRGDLGTSWVSGGEVLPSVTAGLQVSLGLMAAALGVAVPLAAALVAPVLVRGRGSAGAGAAMLAAVPEFLLATVALLVCGVWLGWLPTSGWAGPGYLVLPALALGVPAGGLLGRLVADALPGVLDERWVELWRGAGVSRAFVAGAALRRVLPPLVPQFGMAAVGLTGGAVAVETVFAVPGIGRTALGAAKSQDLPLLQGAVLALLALGLVTGAVAARLRRRLLGPALRDAGLDLPAARPVRTHPAVPLTLFTVLAGVIGWGLARDPYTVRTAARLAAPSWAHPLGTDGLGRDVLARLGHGAAPTVGTAAAVCLLSLLVGLALGFLPGVAAGAADIANALPPVIVGILVAAAAGPGTGGAALAVALISWPPPAAHAAALVQEVRASAFLTAQRAIGATPWWILTRHVLPSVAAPVARHALLRLPGMALALAALGFLGLGAQPPAPEWGLLLDESRAYIERAPWAALAPAVALALLAGLAVSGAAYAQGRKAGKEAPVGVRAAALGA, from the coding sequence GTGAGGCCGACCGCCGCCGGGGTGACCCGGACCCTGTGTCTGGTCGCGGTGCTGGCCGCCGTGGGCCTGCTGCCCTGGCTCTCCGGCCGGGACCCCGCGCTCACCGTCCTGCGCGCCCGGTCCGCCGAGCGGGAACCGACGCGGGAGGCCCTCGACGCCGTACGAGCGGATCTCGGGCTCGACACCGGGCCCCTTTCGCTGCTGGGGAGTTGGGCCGCGGGGCTGGTGCGCGGGGATCTCGGGACGTCGTGGGTGTCGGGCGGCGAGGTGCTGCCGTCGGTCACCGCCGGACTCCAGGTCTCGCTGGGGCTGATGGCCGCCGCCCTGGGGGTCGCGGTGCCGCTGGCCGCCGCGCTGGTCGCGCCGGTGCTGGTCCGGGGCCGCGGGTCGGCCGGGGCGGGGGCCGCGATGCTGGCCGCGGTGCCCGAATTCCTGCTGGCCACGGTCGCGTTGCTGGTGTGCGGGGTGTGGCTGGGATGGCTGCCGACCTCGGGCTGGGCCGGTCCCGGGTACCTGGTGCTGCCCGCGCTCGCCCTCGGTGTCCCGGCGGGCGGTCTGCTCGGCCGGCTGGTCGCGGACGCGCTGCCCGGTGTACTGGACGAGCGGTGGGTGGAGCTTTGGCGGGGCGCCGGGGTGAGCCGGGCGTTCGTCGCGGGCGCCGCGCTCCGACGCGTACTGCCGCCGCTGGTACCCCAGTTCGGGATGGCCGCCGTGGGACTCACGGGTGGCGCGGTGGCCGTGGAGACGGTGTTCGCGGTGCCGGGCATCGGCCGTACCGCGCTGGGGGCGGCGAAGTCGCAGGACCTGCCGCTGCTCCAGGGGGCGGTGCTGGCCCTGCTGGCGCTGGGCCTGGTGACGGGTGCCGTGGCCGCCCGGCTGCGGCGTCGGCTGCTCGGGCCCGCGCTGCGGGACGCCGGGCTCGATCTGCCGGCCGCTCGACCGGTCCGCACGCATCCGGCGGTGCCGTTGACGCTGTTCACGGTCCTCGCGGGGGTGATCGGCTGGGGCCTGGCGCGGGACCCGTACACGGTTCGCACGGCCGCGCGGCTGGCCGCGCCGTCCTGGGCGCATCCGCTCGGCACGGACGGGCTCGGCCGAGACGTCCTCGCCCGGCTGGGACACGGGGCCGCGCCGACGGTCGGCACCGCGGCCGCCGTCTGTCTGCTGAGTCTGCTGGTGGGGCTCGCGCTGGGCTTTCTCCCCGGGGTCGCGGCGGGCGCCGCCGACATCGCGAACGCGCTCCCGCCGGTGATCGTCGGCATCCTGGTCGCGGCCGCCGCCGGACCCGGCACCGGCGGCGCGGCCCTCGCCGTCGCGCTGATCTCCTGGCCCCCGCCGGCCGCCCACGCGGCGGCGCTGGTGCAGGAGGTACGGGCGTCGGCGTTCCTCACCGCCCAGCGGGCCATCGGCGCGACCCCCTGGTGGATCCTCACCCGGCATGTGCTGCCGTCGGTGGCCGCGCCGGTCGCCCGGCACGCCCTGCTCCGGCTGCCCGGCATGGCCCTCGCCCTCGCCGCCCTGGGCTTCCTGGGCCTGGGCGCACAGCCGCCCGCCCCCGAGTGGGGTCTGCTGCTCGACGAGTCGCGCGCCTACATCGAACGCGCGCCGTGGGCCGCCCTCGCCCCGGCCGTGGCGCTGGCCCTGCTGGCGGGGCTGGCGGTGTCGGGGGCCGCGTACGCACAGGGCCGGAAGGCCGGGAAGGAGGCCCCTGTTGGGGTCCGAGCCGCTGCTCTCGGTGCGTGA